Proteins from a single region of Pseudopedobacter saltans DSM 12145:
- a CDS encoding glycoside hydrolase family 26 protein, with protein sequence MAIRIYKIFTLFLVSYFLQHTALAQLIDPNATKETLAVYKSVKGLLGKKILFGHQDDLAYGVRWKYEKNRSDINDIVNDYPAVFGWDIGGVEFEKPENLDKVPFEKIISFAKEVYKKGGINTISWHLANPVSGGSAWDTTKAVVDILPKGKLHNDYILWLDRVAGFLNRFETADGTKIPVLFRPFHELNGAWFWWGRPHCSKDEFITLWRFTVDYLKNKKHLHHLIYVFNTNSFNGEDEFLERYPGNSYADMVSFDIYQFAPENPTASQLKESKHIYQEKLRNNLQILTSVAKKLDKPSALAETGFESVPDPDWWTKTLYPVIKDFPISYVLVWRNHGLNDEGKMHYYAPYKGQLSAIDFKKFYTLKKMMFLKDLGKQKIYQ encoded by the coding sequence ATGGCAATCAGAATCTATAAAATCTTTACACTGTTTTTAGTGAGTTATTTTTTACAACATACGGCTCTGGCACAGTTAATAGATCCAAATGCGACTAAGGAGACTCTGGCAGTATATAAAAGTGTTAAGGGGCTTTTGGGAAAGAAGATATTGTTTGGTCATCAGGACGATTTGGCATATGGGGTAAGATGGAAATACGAAAAAAACAGAAGTGATATAAACGATATTGTTAATGACTACCCCGCTGTTTTCGGATGGGATATTGGAGGAGTTGAATTCGAGAAACCTGAAAACTTAGATAAGGTTCCTTTTGAAAAGATAATTTCCTTTGCAAAGGAAGTATACAAAAAGGGAGGAATAAACACAATAAGCTGGCATTTGGCGAATCCAGTATCAGGAGGAAGTGCCTGGGATACTACAAAAGCAGTTGTTGATATTCTTCCAAAAGGAAAGCTACATAACGATTATATTTTATGGTTAGATAGAGTTGCCGGATTTTTGAATCGTTTTGAAACGGCAGACGGAACAAAAATTCCTGTTTTGTTTCGCCCATTTCACGAATTAAATGGTGCATGGTTCTGGTGGGGAAGACCCCACTGTTCAAAAGATGAGTTTATAACACTCTGGCGCTTTACCGTCGACTATTTGAAAAACAAGAAACACCTTCACCATTTGATATATGTGTTTAATACAAATAGTTTCAATGGCGAAGACGAGTTCTTAGAGAGATATCCGGGAAATAGCTATGCAGATATGGTTAGTTTTGATATTTATCAATTTGCACCAGAAAACCCAACTGCAAGCCAATTAAAGGAGTCTAAACATATTTATCAGGAGAAACTAAGAAATAATCTGCAAATTCTTACATCTGTAGCTAAAAAGTTGGATAAACCATCCGCATTGGCAGAAACTGGATTTGAATCCGTTCCTGATCCAGATTGGTGGACTAAAACGCTTTATCCGGTTATCAAAGATTTTCCAATTTCTTATGTGCTTGTCTGGAGAAATCACGGGTTAAACGATGAAGGAAAAATGCATTATTACGCTCCCTATAAGGGGCAACTCTCCGCAATTGATTTCAAAAAATTCTATACGTTGAAGAAAATGATGTTTCTAAAAGACCTGGGCAAACAGAAAATATATCAATAA
- a CDS encoding AraC family transcriptional regulator, producing MNQSTITKEITPLTQNDCFTLFSRVKKNFNFPLHYHDEFELNLILNAKGAKRIVGDHIHVIEDTELVLVGPNLPHAWFTHECKSESIKEITIQWHNNLLDDVFLKRNQLHFIKKMFERSSKGLSFSRETIEGILPRILSLEKKSGFDSVMSLFFILHDLSTGKGMTTLSDSGFRDNGKISFNSRRIDKAFDYMNNNYGKPIVLKDVATLVNMTEASFSRFIKKRTGVTFIDSLNEIRLGHATRMLIETTHSVAEISYNCGFNNISNFNRIFKKKKGCTPTDFRQDYSGTRIFI from the coding sequence ATGAACCAATCTACGATAACGAAAGAGATCACGCCTCTAACACAAAACGATTGCTTTACACTGTTTTCCCGGGTGAAGAAGAACTTCAATTTTCCTTTGCATTACCATGATGAGTTTGAACTCAATCTTATCTTAAATGCAAAAGGAGCTAAAAGAATAGTCGGCGATCACATTCATGTTATTGAGGACACAGAATTGGTTCTTGTTGGCCCAAACCTTCCCCATGCGTGGTTTACACATGAATGCAAAAGTGAGAGCATCAAAGAGATTACTATCCAATGGCATAATAATTTATTGGACGATGTTTTTTTAAAAAGAAATCAACTCCATTTTATAAAAAAAATGTTTGAAAGAAGCTCTAAAGGACTTTCTTTTTCACGTGAAACTATCGAAGGGATATTACCTCGAATACTTTCTTTGGAAAAAAAGTCGGGTTTTGATTCGGTAATGTCCCTTTTTTTTATCCTTCACGACCTTTCCACCGGCAAAGGGATGACCACACTGTCGGACTCTGGCTTTAGAGACAACGGTAAGATCTCTTTTAATAGCAGAAGAATTGACAAAGCTTTTGATTATATGAACAATAATTATGGCAAACCAATTGTATTAAAAGATGTGGCCACACTTGTCAACATGACGGAAGCCTCCTTTTCCAGATTTATAAAGAAAAGAACAGGTGTTACATTCATAGATAGTCTCAACGAAATACGCTTAGGTCACGCGACAAGAATGCTTATAGAAACCACACATTCTGTAGCAGAGATTTCTTACAACTGTGGATTTAATAATATTTCCAATTTTAACAGAATTTTTAAGAAGAAAAAGGGCTGTACACCTACTGATTTCAGACAGGATTATAGTGGAACTAGAATTTTTATTTAA
- a CDS encoding IPT/TIG domain-containing protein, with the protein MKNLKKILLGMSTLVLLAACKKNNEEKEDTTPPQITSVTNLSNRTDALSFCDFGDWIIIRGKGLASTYKIDFNTVLASDSLLYADDTTVTVKIPSILPDVLNNPITVFTKYGSVKYDFQIKQPLPLVQNITPSVGDPGDIITVTGLNFINLKSVKFGDQEAEIVSSTPTEIKVKVPAVPYGYITVKTSSGEMQSAGIFGFKYMIFTDALATDWIYSPYSANYTVVQAPSPVLRGNSSVKATYSAGYGGFRIKKNTAMSLTGYSSLKFSLYAESASVGKKIRIFLNNSSTTGYKDITISEANKWVTYEIPLSQFGTLATLNYIEVKEFSNVITTVIYIDDMVLM; encoded by the coding sequence ATGAAAAATCTTAAAAAAATACTCTTGGGCATGTCGACTCTTGTCTTACTCGCTGCCTGTAAAAAAAATAATGAGGAAAAGGAAGATACTACTCCTCCTCAAATTACATCTGTAACAAATCTCAGCAACAGAACAGACGCTCTTTCATTTTGTGATTTTGGAGACTGGATTATCATTAGAGGAAAAGGGTTGGCTTCTACTTATAAAATAGACTTCAATACTGTTCTGGCCTCAGATTCTCTTCTCTACGCTGATGATACTACTGTTACTGTGAAAATTCCATCTATTTTACCAGATGTGCTAAATAACCCGATAACGGTTTTTACCAAATATGGTTCGGTAAAATATGATTTCCAGATTAAACAACCGCTACCTTTGGTGCAAAATATTACACCATCCGTAGGCGATCCCGGAGATATAATTACCGTAACCGGATTGAACTTTATTAATTTGAAGAGCGTTAAGTTTGGAGACCAGGAGGCAGAAATAGTCTCTTCTACACCAACAGAAATAAAGGTAAAAGTACCTGCAGTTCCCTACGGTTATATAACTGTTAAGACCAGCAGTGGAGAAATGCAATCAGCAGGGATATTTGGCTTTAAATATATGATATTCACCGACGCTCTTGCTACGGATTGGATTTATTCACCATATAGCGCCAATTATACTGTAGTACAGGCGCCTTCTCCGGTATTACGAGGAAATTCCTCAGTAAAAGCAACTTATTCCGCTGGATATGGAGGTTTCAGGATAAAGAAAAATACAGCAATGAGCTTAACAGGGTATAGTTCACTTAAATTTTCTCTGTATGCAGAAAGTGCATCGGTAGGAAAAAAGATAAGGATATTCCTGAATAATAGTTCTACTACCGGATACAAAGATATTACTATTTCAGAAGCAAATAAATGGGTTACTTATGAAATTCCGTTGTCTCAATTTGGCACTCTTGCAACGTTAAACTATATAGAAGTAAAAGAGTTTTCGAATGTAATAACAACGGTTATTTATATAGATGATATGGTGTTAATGTAA
- a CDS encoding RagB/SusD family nutrient uptake outer membrane protein, which produces MKNLFKNTKRTFVFATLAITMVSSCKKALEEKPYSFLSPNNFYKNESDAKIAINGVYNTLYSWDLYKQPIWNMTMLDDDHVSGADWFLGTSGAGNFQGYWGVDGPWVGFYSLISRANTVIENVSEINENIDPEIKTRIIGEAYCLRGWAYFQLVQLYGQIPIRDKSLSVDPNPNVPKSSVKDVYAFIIEDFKKAEQMLLPEGNPKSGEPGRVKRGVAKAFLAKVYLTMASGSLANVQISVRGGQNNNLYTYQKTVVAGLEGLDSKEYFKLARDKAVELLGDNEYSLFTSWKDLWNKDNRNKKEHMWELQSLAGTDLFTNNLNAYFSAFSTFGRGAVWFTNNHYKDYEVNDLRVLEGVKHNYEMNNANKTKYFYPSWEAATYKMIGGVTYANNGTTDDRAYVIKYESVENQTIANSDAFFPLLRYAEVYLIAAEAENELSTTPSLKAYEYLKMIRDRAHATMVSGLTQDEFRSFVIAERAREFVFEGVRRFDLLRWGIYLQVMNKISTGQDNISKVRTEKHLLFPIPNGEMLSNKAIKENNKFW; this is translated from the coding sequence ATGAAAAATTTGTTTAAAAATACTAAAAGGACTTTTGTGTTTGCAACGTTGGCAATAACAATGGTCTCCTCTTGTAAAAAAGCATTAGAAGAAAAACCATATTCATTTTTGTCGCCTAATAATTTCTATAAAAACGAAAGCGACGCAAAAATTGCTATAAATGGGGTGTATAATACTTTATATTCCTGGGATTTGTATAAACAACCTATTTGGAACATGACAATGCTGGATGATGACCATGTTTCTGGCGCGGATTGGTTTTTGGGAACATCAGGAGCAGGTAACTTTCAGGGATATTGGGGAGTTGATGGACCTTGGGTTGGATTTTACTCTTTAATTTCAAGAGCCAATACGGTTATTGAAAATGTTAGCGAGATAAATGAAAATATTGATCCTGAGATTAAAACCCGAATTATTGGCGAAGCTTATTGTCTTAGAGGGTGGGCTTATTTTCAACTGGTTCAGTTATACGGACAGATACCCATAAGAGATAAGTCTCTGTCTGTTGATCCAAATCCAAATGTTCCAAAATCATCTGTGAAAGATGTATACGCATTTATAATAGAAGATTTTAAAAAAGCAGAACAAATGCTATTGCCAGAGGGGAACCCTAAATCTGGAGAACCCGGCAGAGTAAAAAGAGGTGTAGCAAAAGCTTTTTTAGCGAAAGTTTACCTTACAATGGCGTCTGGTTCCTTGGCAAATGTACAGATTAGTGTGCGCGGAGGGCAGAATAACAATCTTTATACTTATCAAAAGACTGTTGTTGCCGGTTTGGAGGGGTTGGATAGTAAAGAGTATTTTAAATTGGCAAGAGACAAAGCCGTCGAGTTATTGGGAGACAATGAATATTCTTTATTTACTTCCTGGAAAGACTTATGGAATAAGGACAATAGAAATAAGAAGGAGCATATGTGGGAACTACAGTCTTTAGCCGGAACAGATCTTTTTACCAATAACTTAAATGCTTATTTTTCTGCATTTTCTACATTCGGCCGTGGGGCTGTTTGGTTTACAAATAATCATTACAAGGACTATGAGGTTAATGATCTTCGTGTACTGGAAGGTGTAAAGCATAACTATGAAATGAATAATGCAAATAAAACTAAATATTTCTATCCTTCTTGGGAGGCAGCGACTTATAAAATGATCGGAGGAGTTACTTATGCAAACAATGGTACAACGGACGATAGAGCGTATGTGATAAAGTATGAAAGTGTGGAAAATCAAACTATTGCTAATAGCGATGCTTTTTTTCCCCTGTTACGATATGCAGAAGTTTATTTGATTGCCGCCGAAGCGGAAAACGAATTGAGTACGACCCCTTCGCTGAAAGCTTATGAGTATTTAAAAATGATAAGAGACCGGGCTCATGCAACTATGGTTTCGGGACTAACTCAAGATGAGTTTCGCAGTTTTGTAATAGCAGAAAGGGCTAGAGAATTTGTGTTTGAAGGCGTAAGAAGATTTGATTTGTTACGCTGGGGGATTTATTTGCAGGTAATGAATAAAATAAGTACCGGACAAGATAATATTTCAAAAGTGAGGACCGAAAAACATTTGCTATTTCCTATACCAAATGGAGAAATGCTTTCCAACAAAGCCATCAAAGAAAATAATAAGTTTTGGTAA
- a CDS encoding SusC/RagA family TonB-linked outer membrane protein: MRKILQIFLLSVGLLTGVTQVFGQGPSNRQIKGAVTDKDGVPLAGASVSIKGSSLGTLTDSQGHYSLNVSRNTEILVFSFLGMQAQERVVGEHLTINVELKEVDQKLEDIVVIGYGTVRKSDLTGAIESLSHNDLVRENPGNVLSAMQGKLAGVNVTQNDGAPGAGLSIKIRGANSFLGGTEPLYVIDGVPFNANNGDATPQSIGEDEKQTNNVLSFLDPNDIESIDILKDASATAIYGSRGANGVVLITTRKGKLGRDKVEFAINVGMSNISRKIRVLTPYEYAGYQNLAYINANKFDGTNYNPKYPDLSVYENLHTNWQDSIFKTGFNQQYNINISGATDAGNHRISFNYLTQDGVISNSDFKRLGLSLNLNRNLGKIFKVGTSTSVSNNSNNGVKTGTDKSDAASAGVIRSAISFPATIKTIEEYSEVGDSYFITNPVIYTNDVLNRVNTYNIFSSNYVEIALLKELKFKQNIGLNYGSSNRDQYYPRSVYEGYAVKGWGLKADNQYSSVVSESILTFNKSIEKHTFNIVGASTYESSHSQWKRAEGKTFPNDFLQNENLESAEQISPIKGAKSQSTLISFLGRINYAFDDRYLFTFSYRADGSSKFGEDNKWAGFPSAAFSWKINKELFLQESKSIDDLALRVSYGQTGNQGIGAYSSLSKLTVYNYPFNGGLQSGLADDFYSGPANPSLKWETTTAYNLGLDLGILKSRLNLHVDLYKKQTDDLLQYVTTPSSTGFERQLRNSGSIENKGLEISVDGRVVNRKDFEWKTSFNISFNRNKILDLGGPLEQYADNISTSDQPFIQAIGHPIGALYGYVEDGYFDNEAEVRNSLLYYNQGDEIIRRMIGEIKYKNLDNDPTSISLSDRTFIGNVNPNYTFGFTNNFRYKDFDLSVFINGVQGNDIINMNTRFNANLGIQKNITKEMYDGAWTEGADNSHATGPKVMRQFWRIMYFSRRFVEDGSFVRIKNLALGYTLPKNLIKGVASAKITFGVNNLYTFTKYTGYDPEMNSYGSNPALFGVDLGGYPNSRTYNLSLRCGF, encoded by the coding sequence ATGCGAAAAATTCTACAGATTTTCCTGCTTTCGGTGGGACTGCTGACAGGAGTAACTCAGGTATTCGGGCAAGGGCCTTCCAATAGACAGATTAAAGGAGCGGTGACAGATAAGGACGGTGTCCCTTTGGCAGGAGCTTCCGTGTCTATAAAAGGTAGTTCCTTAGGGACGTTAACAGACTCCCAGGGACATTATTCCCTAAATGTTTCTCGTAATACTGAAATTTTAGTTTTTTCATTTTTGGGAATGCAAGCACAGGAGAGAGTTGTGGGCGAGCATCTTACGATAAATGTTGAATTAAAAGAAGTAGACCAGAAATTAGAAGATATAGTTGTTATTGGATATGGAACAGTGCGGAAATCTGACTTAACGGGTGCCATCGAGAGTTTATCGCATAACGATTTAGTAAGGGAAAATCCGGGGAATGTTTTGTCTGCAATGCAAGGAAAATTGGCTGGGGTTAATGTTACTCAAAACGATGGGGCTCCAGGAGCGGGTTTGAGTATCAAAATCAGAGGAGCGAACTCGTTTCTTGGAGGAACAGAACCTTTATATGTTATTGATGGAGTCCCTTTTAATGCTAATAACGGAGATGCTACCCCACAATCTATTGGTGAGGATGAGAAACAGACAAATAATGTTCTTTCGTTTCTTGATCCCAATGATATTGAAAGTATAGATATTTTAAAAGATGCGTCTGCTACTGCTATATACGGATCTAGAGGGGCAAATGGCGTGGTATTGATTACGACAAGAAAAGGCAAGCTGGGGAGAGACAAAGTTGAGTTTGCAATAAACGTTGGCATGTCTAATATCTCAAGAAAGATTAGAGTGCTAACGCCGTACGAGTATGCCGGTTATCAAAATTTAGCTTATATAAATGCGAATAAATTTGACGGGACTAATTATAATCCCAAATATCCCGATTTATCTGTTTATGAAAATTTGCATACCAATTGGCAGGATTCGATATTTAAAACAGGATTTAATCAACAGTACAATATAAATATTTCTGGAGCGACGGATGCTGGTAATCACCGTATTTCCTTTAACTACCTTACTCAGGATGGGGTTATCAGTAATTCTGACTTTAAACGTTTGGGATTAAGCCTTAATCTAAATAGAAATCTGGGCAAGATATTTAAAGTAGGTACCAGTACGTCTGTATCAAACAATTCAAATAATGGTGTAAAAACAGGGACAGACAAATCGGACGCCGCAAGCGCTGGTGTAATCAGGTCTGCGATATCCTTCCCTGCAACTATTAAAACCATCGAGGAATATAGCGAAGTTGGGGATTCCTACTTTATTACAAACCCGGTAATTTATACGAATGATGTATTAAACCGGGTAAATACATATAATATCTTTTCGTCAAATTATGTTGAGATAGCCTTACTGAAAGAGCTGAAATTCAAACAGAATATCGGACTTAATTATGGCTCCAGTAATAGAGACCAATATTATCCAAGATCAGTATATGAGGGATATGCTGTAAAAGGATGGGGGTTGAAAGCCGATAATCAGTATTCAAGTGTAGTGTCTGAAAGTATACTTACATTTAATAAATCTATAGAAAAACATACTTTTAATATAGTTGGGGCGTCTACTTATGAATCTTCTCATTCACAATGGAAGCGAGCGGAAGGGAAAACATTTCCAAATGATTTTCTGCAAAATGAAAATTTAGAATCGGCGGAGCAAATAAGTCCCATAAAGGGAGCCAAATCACAATCAACACTAATTTCCTTTTTGGGTAGGATTAATTATGCTTTTGATGATCGTTATCTTTTTACCTTCTCTTACAGAGCGGACGGATCCAGTAAATTCGGTGAGGACAACAAATGGGCTGGATTTCCATCTGCCGCATTTTCCTGGAAAATAAACAAAGAATTATTTCTGCAGGAATCAAAATCAATAGATGATCTGGCTTTAAGAGTTAGCTACGGACAAACAGGAAATCAGGGAATTGGAGCTTATTCATCTCTCTCGAAACTAACGGTTTATAATTATCCTTTTAATGGAGGGTTACAGAGTGGTCTGGCAGACGATTTTTACTCTGGACCGGCGAATCCCTCTTTAAAATGGGAAACAACAACTGCCTATAATCTTGGTTTGGATTTGGGAATCTTAAAAAGCAGATTAAATCTTCATGTAGATTTATATAAGAAACAAACAGATGATTTGTTGCAGTATGTGACAACGCCATCATCAACAGGTTTCGAACGTCAGTTACGTAATTCTGGATCGATAGAGAACAAAGGCTTGGAGATTTCTGTGGATGGAAGAGTTGTAAACAGAAAAGATTTCGAATGGAAAACGAGCTTTAATATCTCGTTTAACAGAAACAAAATTCTTGATTTAGGAGGTCCTTTAGAGCAATATGCAGATAATATCTCTACAAGTGATCAACCATTTATCCAGGCTATAGGGCATCCTATCGGAGCACTATATGGATATGTTGAAGATGGATATTTTGATAATGAAGCTGAGGTTCGTAATTCATTACTTTATTATAATCAGGGAGATGAAATTATAAGGAGAATGATTGGAGAAATCAAATATAAAAACCTTGATAACGATCCTACATCTATATCTCTGAGTGACAGAACTTTTATAGGAAATGTAAACCCCAATTATACTTTTGGTTTTACAAATAACTTCCGGTATAAGGACTTCGATTTATCAGTATTCATAAATGGCGTTCAGGGAAATGATATCATTAATATGAATACCAGGTTTAATGCCAATTTGGGAATCCAAAAGAATATTACCAAAGAGATGTATGATGGGGCGTGGACGGAGGGGGCTGATAATTCTCATGCAACAGGGCCAAAGGTTATGCGTCAGTTCTGGAGGATAATGTATTTTTCAAGAAGGTTTGTAGAGGACGGAAGTTTTGTGAGGATTAAAAACCTGGCATTAGGTTATACATTACCTAAGAACTTAATAAAAGGAGTTGCTTCGGCAAAAATAACTTTTGGAGTAAATAATCTTTACACATTTACAAAATATACGGGATACGATCCTGAGATGAATAGTTATGGAAGTAATCCGGCTCTCTTTGGTGTCGATTTAGGCGGTTATCCTAATTCAAGGACTTATAATTTGTCTTTACGTTGTGGTTTTTAA
- a CDS encoding GreA/GreB family elongation factor, whose protein sequence is METLQLIISKKDFDILKEHLKLSTNLSDFNKQKLEKELNEAKVLADAELPGDVVRLESVVKIESVDNNKTFTFQLVMPQEANMKKQKLSVFAPIGIALLGYQTGTIVEWEMPDGVKKFKIIDVKND, encoded by the coding sequence ATGGAAACATTACAATTAATAATTTCAAAAAAAGATTTTGATATCCTGAAGGAACATTTAAAGTTAAGTACCAATCTATCTGACTTTAATAAACAAAAACTAGAAAAGGAGTTAAACGAAGCAAAAGTACTTGCTGATGCAGAGCTACCAGGCGACGTTGTGAGGCTAGAGTCTGTAGTAAAAATAGAAAGTGTTGATAACAATAAAACATTTACGTTTCAGTTAGTTATGCCACAGGAGGCTAACATGAAAAAACAAAAGCTTTCTGTTTTTGCTCCTATCGGAATTGCTTTATTGGGATATCAGACAGGGACAATTGTAGAATGGGAAATGCCTGATGGTGTTAAGAAGTTCAAGATAATAGATGTAAAAAACGATTAA
- a CDS encoding PLD nuclease N-terminal domain-containing protein has protein sequence MGFTLLQLSQTGHFMVTAGLFFFPLIVAVITCKDIFYNKNIKESVKIFWFALVILIPLFGPIIYYFWGKPSAERKNLKP, from the coding sequence ATGGGATTTACGTTATTGCAACTTTCGCAAACAGGACACTTTATGGTTACAGCGGGACTTTTTTTCTTCCCATTAATTGTTGCTGTTATTACTTGTAAAGATATTTTCTATAACAAAAACATTAAGGAATCGGTTAAAATATTTTGGTTTGCCCTGGTTATTTTAATACCTCTTTTTGGGCCAATAATATATTATTTCTGGGGAAAACCTTCTGCGGAACGGAAGAACTTAAAACCTTAA
- a CDS encoding MCP four helix bundle domain-containing protein has protein sequence MALVLFLLMAGIIVSNIFEKKILEKSKKATESIYLDRLQPSTYLFQMRQLIADRVFLLERKENDSAYSVYSFKKDLQEIDNKLSILLEKYEKTYIVSEEEVFLKKLKRDIGILEEKSGYNLQQQEELKPKIDAINDDLGELIKIQSKIGEETLAEHAKITSISNILNVVQLILATLIGVFIFALFSKKKSSLNKIDKHRLN, from the coding sequence GTGGCGCTAGTACTGTTTCTGCTAATGGCGGGAATTATAGTAAGTAATATTTTTGAAAAGAAAATACTGGAGAAAAGTAAAAAGGCAACAGAATCAATATATCTGGATAGGCTTCAGCCTTCTACCTATCTTTTCCAGATGAGGCAACTTATCGCAGATCGGGTATTTTTATTGGAAAGAAAAGAAAATGATTCCGCCTATTCTGTTTATTCTTTTAAAAAGGATTTACAGGAAATAGATAATAAGTTGAGCATACTTCTGGAGAAATACGAAAAAACCTATATCGTTTCAGAAGAAGAAGTTTTCCTGAAAAAGTTAAAGAGAGACATTGGGATATTAGAGGAAAAAAGCGGTTATAATTTGCAGCAGCAAGAAGAGTTGAAGCCCAAAATAGATGCGATTAATGATGATTTGGGAGAATTAATTAAAATTCAGAGCAAGATTGGAGAAGAAACTTTGGCAGAACATGCAAAAATCACTTCTATAAGTAATATATTAAATGTTGTACAGCTTATTTTAGCGACATTAATAGGGGTTTTTATTTTCGCGCTGTTTTCAAAAAAGAAATCATCTTTAAATAAAATCGACAAACATCGCCTGAATTAA
- a CDS encoding N-acetylmuramoyl-L-alanine amidase has product MNLFLKSVIIISGCSFLLSSCSPKVKNKYSEAQKKQETIVSEVTEKLSVNVAPVLVDSLGNQVPSSFVPTVNFGARKPSFVIIHHTAQDSIQQTIKTFTLERTQVSAHYVIGRDGFLVQMLSDELRAWHAGAGKWGNMTDMNSCSIGIELDNNGFEPFSDAQINTLLLLLEKLKRDYNIPAANFIGHSDIAPRRKSDPSILFPWEKLARAGFGLWYDLPDQLPPSNFDVEAALRRIGYDVSDLPAAIIAFKRHFVQKDLIPLMGTWDLCVLYNLYRKY; this is encoded by the coding sequence ATGAATTTATTCTTAAAGTCAGTTATAATAATTAGCGGTTGTTCATTCCTGCTTAGCTCATGTTCTCCAAAGGTTAAAAATAAATATAGTGAAGCGCAGAAGAAGCAAGAAACTATTGTTAGTGAGGTTACAGAAAAGCTTTCCGTAAATGTTGCTCCAGTCCTGGTGGATTCTCTGGGAAACCAAGTGCCTTCCAGTTTTGTTCCTACGGTAAACTTTGGCGCGAGAAAGCCCTCTTTTGTTATCATACATCATACCGCACAAGACTCGATACAACAAACCATAAAAACGTTTACATTAGAAAGAACGCAAGTTAGTGCTCATTATGTAATTGGGCGAGATGGTTTTTTAGTACAGATGTTGAGCGACGAGTTGAGAGCCTGGCATGCGGGAGCTGGAAAGTGGGGAAATATGACTGATATGAATTCGTGTTCTATAGGAATAGAACTGGACAATAATGGATTTGAACCTTTTTCTGATGCTCAAATTAATACTTTACTGTTACTTTTAGAAAAACTAAAAAGAGATTATAATATTCCTGCAGCAAACTTTATCGGGCATTCGGATATCGCGCCAAGGCGAAAATCCGATCCAAGTATCCTGTTTCCATGGGAAAAACTGGCAAGGGCCGGATTTGGATTATGGTACGATTTACCTGATCAGTTGCCCCCATCGAATTTTGACGTAGAAGCTGCATTAAGAAGAATTGGGTATGATGTTTCGGATTTACCAGCCGCAATAATTGCATTTAAAAGGCATTTTGTACAAAAAGATTTAATCCCTCTGATGGGAACCTGGGACCTTTGCGTTTTATATAATCTATATCGTAAATACTAG